The sequence below is a genomic window from Bacteroidota bacterium.
GGATGATGCTTCCTTTGCCTTTTCTTTTCTTCCAGGATATTACGAATACCCTGATGTACCTTTTCGAGGGTTCCATCCCGCCGGTAACATTCATAAACATCCTGTGTTGTGCCGTCGTAAGAAATGATCAGGCGGTCAAGACCTGAATCAACAAGGCTCCGGGCATTTTCTTTATCCAGGAAATGTCCGTTGGTGGAAGTCATGGTATAAATATTCCGGCTCCGGGCGTATTCCACAAACCCGAAGAAATCTTTGTTCAACATGGGTTCTCCCTGAAAATACAACATTATGTTTAAAAGATAAGGAGAAGCTTCATCAATATACCTCTTAAAATCAGAAACCGACAAGTGACCGGTGGGTCGCGAAAAAGACCTCTGACCGGCAGGGCACTCGGGGCAACGCAAATTGCATGATGTGGCAGGTTCAACCGACATGCTGAAAGGCATCCCGGGATGCCGGGAATGACCGGATCCAACAGAATATGTATAGCCGGTGTATACCTTGACTATATTCCAAATCTTACGAAATGTCAGCGTACCGAAAAACCTGCAAGTATCCCTCAGTGAAGCAAAAATCATGTATCATCAAAGGTTTTCTGTGAGCTTCTGAACCAATCGCATCTGGCTCAGAAACTCCTTGGCAACAATACGCAACACCGTGTAACCGGGGATTGCGAGTATCATTCCCGGAATGCCTGCCAGGCTCCCGGCCATGATGATTACCAGAAATATCTCAACCGGATGAGCCTTTACCACATTAGAATAAATAATGGGTTGCAACAGTATATTATCAATCAGGTTTGCCACAGCAAAAACCCCCACAACCATGATCGCGGTTACCAAAACCTGATCATAAAAACCGAGGCTAAGCGTGGTTGAAACAGCAATAAATACGCCTACAGCTCCCCCTATCAATGGCCCGAGATAGGGAACAATATTCATCAATCCTCCGAAAAAACCTATGATAAGCGCATTTTTGATCCCGAGGATTCCAAGCCCCAACGACAACAAGGTAACCATACATACTAACTCGGTAAGCAATCCCAGAAAATACCTTGTCAGCAAATGGTTCGACATCATCAGGATATGCTGTGTAGCCTGGGTATATTTTTCAGGAACGAGTAAAAGCAAAAAGTTTGAAAACATCTTCTCGCTCTTTAGAAAGAAGAACGTCAGAAAGAGGATTGAAAAAGCTCCAAAAAAGAAAGATCCTGTGGCGCTGACGATCTTGCTGAAAATATTGGAAAAGGTTGCTACGCTCAAAACTGAAGTTATCTGCTTTTCCAGGGCACTTTGCATGGTCTCCCCCGTATGGATGATGTCATATTCTATCAGGAAATTTTCCAGATTTGCAATGGGTTCTCTGAAATAAT
It includes:
- a CDS encoding SPASM domain-containing protein, translating into MIFASLRDTCRFFGTLTFRKIWNIVKVYTGYTYSVGSGHSRHPGMPFSMSVEPATSCNLRCPECPAGQRSFSRPTGHLSVSDFKRYIDEASPYLLNIMLYFQGEPMLNKDFFGFVEYARSRNIYTMTSTNGHFLDKENARSLVDSGLDRLIISYDGTTQDVYECYRRDGTLEKVHQGIRNILEEKKRQRKHHPRIILQFLVMGHNEHQMRQAREYAASLGVELQFKSAQVYDTVNHSWIIPVQNKKYSRYRQDADGKYSIKSRLPNRCFRMWSGLVVSWDGDVVPCCFDKDARWVMGNLKEQSLRLIWKSEKYSNFRHRVLSNRKSLDICRNCTEGLK
- a CDS encoding AI-2E family transporter; protein product: MLKKYPFVFTVLGLALLILFIWFFSDIVVYVLVAAVLSVIGQPLVKLINRVRIGKFSIPQGVSALITLVVMLFIVAGFIWFFVPMITNQAKIISQIDMGSVMDYFREPIANLENFLIEYDIIHTGETMQSALEKQITSVLSVATFSNIFSKIVSATGSFFFGAFSILFLTFFFLKSEKMFSNFLLLLVPEKYTQATQHILMMSNHLLTRYFLGLLTELVCMVTLLSLGLGILGIKNALIIGFFGGLMNIVPYLGPLIGGAVGVFIAVSTTLSLGFYDQVLVTAIMVVGVFAVANLIDNILLQPIIYSNVVKAHPVEIFLVIIMAGSLAGIPGMILAIPGYTVLRIVAKEFLSQMRLVQKLTENL